A genome region from Pseudanabaena sp. Chao 1811 includes the following:
- a CDS encoding cache domain-containing protein, with product MSDHLLFPDIAHKKHRLSLRCMLICQFVILIAGISGVMAWISWRSEQETIANLVGQLQNEISDRIEQKLTSYLETPHLVNKINADAVKQGILKTQGRSSEIYLWQQIQNFPTVCWIYYGGEKAGEFLGITRLEKDQNISQKYPDPARSLQLAININGFQRYYYSLDQQGNRLSLNGKPEFYDARQRPWYQAALKTNKPTWSQIYPDSTLSDHVITASLAVYDANGERIGILGADISLENISQFLRELRIGKSGQAFIIEPSGLLVASSTTENPYAIANNPTKPQRLSFKNSNQPMIRASAQHLDQQVGDLTKIKTEQNLQFWADGKQIFLKVMPYRDERGINWLIAVTMPESDFMEQINAKRQTTILMTCIALGSAIALGIFTTQYINKSLRRLTLASQALANGELDREVPSTRIEELNILSQAFNQMASRLRQSFAELESINEGLEDQIEERTSALRASESKFRSLVANFSGIVYRSTYNQDGKMEFLGGAVTEITGYSSTDFINSQTRSWKSIIHPEDQEMVERIINESLVCRDSYSLEFRIINAQGNIRWLYEKGQGVFTEDDQLLWIDGAIFDISDRKQVETELLERVHLSILMAEIGSASTQLRTLEEVLQSYVESLWRHMNIAFAQIWIVNDLRNGLDLYANAGHYNHTDSDRLRNLIAKDKIWAITQGNFQPLLTDQILTDLSAEDREWLQSEKIASLVGYPIMLREKVIGVMLLISESHLDTDIQSIDAVANAIALGIDHKQSEEKLKVTNAEMRALFAAMDEVILVRDRSGRILKIPETRKKLGWLTPSQVLGKLPSEILTPELSELFVSTIQQVLETQQTLNIEYNLTDTEQPIWWNASISPIDQETVVWVARDISDRKQTEQQLKQAKQTAEAASQAKGQFLASMSHELRTPLNAILGFAQLMARDTLLKDTHRSYLKIIHNSGEHLLELINDVLDMSKIESGRITLNITSFDLHHLLDTLEKMFRLRANDKGLQLIFKQASTLPQWISTDEGKLRQILINLLSNAVKFTNFGSIILSANIIYSSETPTEKNLGSQIEPLAENPQDQIILRFTIEDTGEGIPSTHLEKIFEAFEQSDLGRQAGEGTGLGLPISRKFAQFMGGKIIVSSKLGQGSIFQVDLPVHIPKISGSSKHLSDRYIIGLAPNQSEYRILVVEDRWESRHLLVKLLESVGFQVREAENGAEAIAIWDEWEPHLIWMDMRMPVMDGYEATRQIKAHLKGQATVIIALTASALEEEKAIILSAGCDDFVRKPFREDVILDKLTEYLGVSYLYETDTEHHNREVDNPDLDTLEDDLKVLLSHMPDSWIAQLHEAATLADNDLIADLVKSVPPDNNSLIQSLISLVDNFCYNQIIKLTQQAIKE from the coding sequence ATGAGCGATCACTTACTATTTCCAGATATTGCTCACAAAAAGCATAGGTTATCTCTGCGATGTATGCTGATTTGTCAGTTTGTGATCTTGATTGCAGGCATATCAGGGGTAATGGCATGGATCTCTTGGCGCAGTGAACAGGAAACGATCGCAAATTTAGTCGGACAGCTTCAAAATGAAATCAGCGATCGCATTGAGCAAAAACTTACCTCTTATCTCGAAACTCCCCATCTAGTTAATAAAATTAATGCTGATGCAGTAAAGCAAGGCATTTTAAAAACTCAAGGTCGATCTAGTGAAATCTATCTCTGGCAGCAAATTCAAAATTTTCCTACGGTTTGTTGGATTTATTATGGCGGCGAAAAGGCAGGCGAATTTTTGGGAATTACTCGATTAGAAAAGGATCAGAACATATCTCAAAAATATCCAGATCCAGCGCGATCACTACAACTCGCAATTAATATCAATGGCTTCCAACGTTACTATTACAGTCTTGATCAACAAGGCAATCGTCTAAGCCTAAACGGAAAGCCCGAATTTTATGATGCGCGTCAACGCCCTTGGTATCAGGCTGCCTTAAAAACAAATAAACCAACTTGGAGTCAAATTTATCCAGACTCTACTTTATCTGATCATGTAATTACTGCGAGTTTGGCTGTTTATGATGCTAATGGTGAAAGGATAGGGATTTTAGGTGCTGATATCTCTTTGGAAAATATTAGTCAATTTTTAAGGGAATTACGCATAGGCAAGTCGGGTCAAGCTTTTATTATTGAGCCATCAGGGTTATTAGTGGCTAGCTCAACTACGGAAAATCCCTATGCGATCGCTAACAATCCCACCAAGCCCCAAAGACTATCCTTTAAAAATAGTAATCAACCGATGATTCGGGCATCGGCTCAGCATCTAGATCAACAGGTTGGAGATTTAACCAAGATCAAAACCGAACAGAACTTACAGTTTTGGGCTGACGGAAAACAGATATTTCTCAAGGTAATGCCCTATCGAGATGAACGGGGGATTAATTGGCTCATCGCTGTAACCATGCCTGAGTCAGACTTTATGGAACAGATTAATGCCAAACGGCAAACAACAATTTTGATGACTTGCATTGCTCTCGGCAGTGCGATCGCTTTAGGGATTTTTACAACTCAATATATTAATAAATCACTGCGGCGACTGACTCTAGCAAGCCAAGCCCTAGCAAATGGAGAATTAGATCGGGAAGTTCCCTCTACCAGAATCGAAGAACTAAATATCCTCTCCCAAGCTTTTAATCAAATGGCTTCTCGCCTCAGACAATCTTTTGCCGAGTTAGAGAGTATCAATGAGGGCTTAGAAGATCAAATTGAAGAACGGACATCAGCATTACGAGCATCGGAATCAAAGTTTAGAAGTTTAGTTGCCAATTTCTCAGGTATCGTTTATCGAAGTACCTACAATCAAGATGGGAAGATGGAGTTTTTGGGCGGTGCAGTCACAGAAATCACAGGCTATTCATCGACAGATTTTATTAATAGTCAGACAAGAAGCTGGAAAAGTATTATCCATCCAGAAGATCAAGAAATGGTAGAGAGAATCATCAATGAAAGCTTGGTCTGTAGAGATTCCTATAGCTTAGAATTCCGAATTATTAATGCTCAAGGTAATATTCGCTGGTTATATGAAAAGGGACAGGGAGTATTTACTGAAGATGATCAATTACTCTGGATCGATGGAGCAATTTTTGATATTAGCGATCGCAAACAAGTAGAAACAGAGCTATTAGAACGGGTACATCTATCAATTTTGATGGCAGAAATTGGTTCTGCATCCACTCAACTCCGTACATTAGAAGAAGTTCTGCAATCCTATGTAGAATCTCTATGGCGGCATATGAACATTGCTTTTGCCCAGATTTGGATCGTTAATGATCTTAGAAATGGTTTGGATCTATATGCCAATGCAGGACATTACAATCATACCGATAGCGATCGCCTGCGGAATTTGATTGCCAAGGATAAAATTTGGGCAATTACACAGGGTAATTTTCAGCCATTGTTAACGGATCAAATCTTAACAGACTTATCGGCAGAGGATCGGGAATGGTTACAGAGCGAGAAGATTGCCTCACTTGTTGGATATCCCATCATGCTGAGAGAGAAGGTGATTGGGGTCATGCTTTTGATTTCTGAGTCACATTTAGATACTGATATCCAATCTATTGATGCAGTTGCTAATGCGATCGCTTTAGGTATTGATCATAAACAGTCCGAGGAAAAGCTTAAAGTTACTAATGCGGAAATGCGCGCCTTATTTGCAGCTATGGATGAGGTGATTTTAGTCCGCGATCGCTCAGGCAGAATTCTCAAGATCCCTGAAACACGCAAAAAACTAGGTTGGCTAACCCCTAGCCAAGTTCTTGGTAAACTTCCTTCAGAAATATTAACTCCCGAACTATCGGAGTTATTTGTCAGTACGATCCAACAGGTGTTAGAAACCCAGCAAACATTAAATATTGAATATAACCTCACTGATACCGAGCAACCAATTTGGTGGAATGCGAGTATCTCTCCCATCGATCAAGAAACAGTAGTTTGGGTAGCCCGTGATATTAGCGATCGCAAACAAACCGAACAGCAACTCAAACAGGCAAAACAAACCGCCGAAGCTGCAAGTCAGGCAAAGGGACAATTTTTAGCAAGTATGAGTCATGAACTGCGAACACCCCTAAATGCGATTTTGGGTTTTGCGCAACTCATGGCTCGCGACACTTTACTCAAGGACACCCATCGCTCTTATCTCAAAATCATCCATAATAGCGGTGAGCATTTATTAGAACTAATTAATGATGTTTTAGATATGTCCAAAATTGAATCTGGACGGATCACCCTAAATATCACTAGTTTCGATCTACATCATCTGCTCGATACGCTCGAAAAAATGTTTCGACTCCGAGCAAACGATAAAGGATTGCAATTAATTTTCAAGCAAGCATCAACACTTCCGCAATGGATTAGTACCGATGAAGGAAAGCTACGCCAGATCTTAATCAATCTATTAAGTAATGCTGTCAAATTTACCAATTTCGGATCTATCATTTTATCTGCCAATATAATCTATTCATCAGAGACTCCAACGGAGAAAAATCTTGGATCGCAAATAGAGCCCCTAGCAGAAAATCCCCAAGATCAAATTATCTTGAGATTTACCATAGAAGATACTGGTGAAGGTATCCCCTCAACGCATTTAGAAAAAATATTTGAAGCCTTTGAGCAAAGTGATCTAGGAAGACAGGCTGGGGAAGGCACTGGTTTGGGTTTACCAATTAGTCGTAAGTTTGCCCAATTTATGGGTGGCAAGATCATTGTGAGCAGTAAATTGGGGCAAGGTAGCATTTTTCAGGTAGATCTGCCAGTGCATATACCTAAGATTTCAGGTTCATCCAAACATTTAAGCGATCGCTATATTATTGGCTTAGCCCCCAACCAATCTGAATATCGCATTCTCGTAGTAGAAGACCGTTGGGAAAGTAGGCATCTGCTAGTCAAATTATTAGAATCTGTAGGTTTCCAAGTGCGAGAAGCAGAAAATGGGGCAGAAGCGATCGCCATTTGGGATGAATGGGAACCACACCTGATCTGGATGGATATGCGAATGCCAGTTATGGATGGCTACGAAGCTACCCGCCAAATTAAAGCCCATCTAAAAGGACAGGCAACTGTAATTATCGCCTTGACTGCCAGCGCCTTGGAAGAAGAAAAAGCCATTATTCTATCGGCAGGTTGTGATGATTTTGTGCGGAAGCCTTTTCGCGAAGATGTAATTTTAGACAAATTGACAGAATATTTGGGCGTATCTTACCTATACGAAACCGATACCGAGCATCACAATCGAGAAGTGGATAACCCTGATCTAGATACATTAGAAGATGATCTCAAGGTACTTTTATCGCACATGCCTGATAGTTGGATCGCCCAGTTACATGAAGCAGCAACTCTTGCTGACAATGACTTAATTGCTGATTTAGTTAAGTCAGTACCTCCAGATAACAATTCTTTAATTCAGTCTTTAATCAGTCTTGTTGATAATTTTTGTTACAATCAAATCATTAAATTAACTCAACAAGCCATCAAAGAATAA
- a CDS encoding EAL domain-containing response regulator, with translation MTREYSGDILIVDDTPNNLRFLSTTLTEQGYKVRSVTDGLMALTVAQAAKPDLILLDIMMPNIDGYEVCQRLKANEKTNDIPVIFLSALDEVLDKVKAFSVGGVDYITKPFQLEEVLARIQTHLSLRYAQKEISQLNSELEQRVRQRTAQLEKEIAERLQAQERLLHLALHDVLTGLPNRTWFMKRLEQLMQQVRQQTGYHFAVLFLDCDRFQSVNDSLGHLVGDQLLVSISRRIELCLRPGTMLCRLGGDEFTVLLQDINNSNDAAKVAQDILSELASPFQIGDYQIFTNVSIGIVMGNDLYKQPEHILRDADTAMYRAKANGKACYQLFEQTMHCHALDSFQLESDLRQALERNEFVAHYQPIINLGTGKIASFEALARWHHPEKGMLYPDKFIPIAEEMGLVIAIDLFILRQACQQLRNWQNEGIADASLSISVNLSVKHFMSFNLLEKIDLILQETGIDGHSLILEITESDIMENAEFAGKIIEQLQVRHIQLSIDDFGTGYSSLSYLHRLPIDHLKIDRSFIMRIGKNGKNTEIIRAIIALAQSLGMCTIAEGVETQEQLEQIQELSCEFGQGYLFSQPVDAKIARNLLSSSA, from the coding sequence ATGACTAGAGAATATAGCGGCGATATATTAATAGTCGATGATACACCTAATAACCTGCGTTTTTTATCGACAACTCTGACAGAACAGGGCTATAAGGTGCGTAGTGTCACGGATGGGTTGATGGCTTTGACCGTCGCCCAAGCCGCAAAGCCTGATTTGATCTTGCTGGACATCATGATGCCCAATATCGATGGCTATGAGGTTTGCCAACGCCTTAAAGCCAATGAAAAAACTAATGATATCCCTGTAATTTTTTTAAGCGCTTTAGATGAGGTGCTAGATAAGGTCAAAGCCTTTAGTGTGGGTGGGGTGGACTATATCACTAAACCATTTCAGTTAGAAGAAGTCTTAGCACGTATCCAAACCCATTTAAGTTTGCGATATGCCCAAAAAGAAATCAGTCAGCTAAATTCTGAGCTTGAACAGCGCGTAAGACAGAGAACTGCTCAATTAGAAAAAGAAATTGCTGAGAGATTACAAGCCCAAGAACGTTTATTACATTTAGCGCTCCATGATGTACTCACGGGACTACCAAATCGCACTTGGTTTATGAAGCGCCTAGAGCAGCTAATGCAACAGGTACGACAGCAAACGGGTTATCATTTTGCGGTTTTATTTTTAGATTGCGATCGCTTTCAGTCAGTAAACGACTCCCTTGGTCATCTTGTAGGTGATCAGCTATTAGTTTCGATCTCACGACGAATCGAGCTATGTTTACGTCCGGGAACCATGCTATGTCGTTTGGGGGGGGATGAATTTACCGTATTGCTGCAAGATATCAACAACTCCAATGATGCTGCTAAAGTTGCTCAAGATATTCTAAGTGAGCTAGCATCACCTTTTCAAATTGGGGATTATCAAATATTTACCAATGTCAGCATTGGGATTGTGATGGGTAATGACCTGTACAAACAACCCGAACATATTCTCCGTGATGCTGACACAGCCATGTATCGCGCTAAGGCAAATGGCAAGGCATGTTATCAATTGTTTGAGCAAACAATGCACTGCCATGCCCTAGATAGTTTTCAACTAGAATCTGATCTCAGACAGGCCTTAGAACGCAATGAATTTGTCGCTCACTATCAACCAATCATTAATTTAGGAACTGGCAAAATTGCTTCATTCGAGGCTTTAGCACGTTGGCATCATCCCGAAAAAGGAATGCTTTATCCTGATAAATTTATTCCGATCGCTGAAGAAATGGGACTAGTGATAGCGATCGATTTGTTCATTTTGCGTCAAGCTTGCCAACAATTGCGGAATTGGCAAAATGAGGGAATTGCGGATGCGTCTTTGAGCATTAGCGTGAATCTTTCCGTGAAACATTTCATGAGCTTCAATCTGCTAGAGAAAATTGATCTAATTCTCCAAGAAACAGGAATTGATGGACATTCTCTAATTTTAGAAATTACGGAAAGCGATATTATGGAAAATGCTGAATTTGCAGGCAAAATTATTGAGCAATTGCAAGTTCGGCATATTCAGTTAAGTATTGATGATTTTGGTACAGGTTATTCTTCCCTAAGTTATTTACATCGCTTGCCGATTGATCACCTCAAAATAGATCGCTCCTTTATCATGAGAATTGGTAAAAATGGCAAGAACACCGAAATTATCAGAGCAATCATTGCTTTAGCCCAAAGTTTAGGCATGTGTACGATCGCTGAGGGGGTAGAAACGCAAGAGCAGTTAGAGCAGATTCAAGAATTAAGTTGCGAATTTGGTCAGGGATATTTATTTTCGCAACCTGTAGATGCCAAAATAGCGCGCAATTTACTAAGTAGCTCAGCATAG
- a CDS encoding NAD(P)H-dependent glycerol-3-phosphate dehydrogenase: MKSDLKSDLRNITVIGAGAWGSALASLVKKNCHHVQIWSRQSPQPLAEVASSSDAIISAVSMKGVRAIAEQLQTAQLLPHAVIVSATKGLEPTTRQTPSQIWRSLLPDHPLVVLSGPNLSAEIMAGQPAATVVASTDEAAAQFIQTIFASRNFRVYTNSDPIGVELGGTLKNVIAIAVGACDGLNLGTNAKSALITRSLIEIIRVGVYFGAQPETFWGLSGLGDLLATCSSNLSRNYQVGYAIAQGRSLEEAIAHVQGTAEGVNTAHVLMEISDREKISVPVSRYVARLLKGEINLQQAVEGLMERDLKPEN, translated from the coding sequence ATGAAATCAGACTTGAAATCAGATTTAAGAAATATTACGGTTATTGGTGCTGGTGCTTGGGGATCAGCGCTAGCAAGTCTGGTCAAAAAAAATTGTCATCATGTCCAAATTTGGTCGCGTCAAAGTCCACAACCACTAGCGGAGGTGGCTAGTAGTAGTGATGCAATTATTTCCGCAGTATCGATGAAAGGGGTCAGAGCGATCGCGGAGCAATTACAAACTGCACAATTGCTGCCCCATGCGGTGATCGTCAGCGCTACTAAAGGTCTGGAGCCAACTACTAGACAAACCCCATCGCAAATTTGGCGATCGCTGTTGCCCGATCATCCGTTGGTGGTTTTATCGGGTCCCAATCTATCGGCTGAAATTATGGCGGGACAACCTGCGGCAACGGTGGTGGCGAGTACCGATGAAGCTGCGGCTCAGTTTATTCAAACGATTTTTGCATCGCGAAATTTCAGGGTCTATACCAATTCTGATCCGATTGGCGTGGAATTAGGTGGCACACTCAAAAATGTAATCGCGATCGCCGTTGGTGCTTGTGATGGTCTAAATCTGGGAACTAATGCTAAATCGGCATTAATCACGCGATCACTGATTGAAATTATTCGAGTCGGTGTTTATTTTGGGGCGCAACCTGAAACCTTTTGGGGCTTATCAGGTTTAGGGGATTTACTAGCAACCTGTAGTAGCAATCTCAGCCGCAATTATCAAGTGGGCTATGCGATCGCGCAGGGCAGAAGTCTAGAAGAGGCGATCGCCCATGTGCAGGGTACGGCTGAGGGTGTAAATACGGCTCATGTACTAATGGAAATCAGCGATCGTGAAAAAATCAGTGTGCCTGTGTCGCGCTACGTTGCTCGACTACTTAAGGGTGAAATTAACTTACAGCAAGCGGTGGAAGGGTTAATGGAACGGGATCTCAAACCAGAAAATTAG
- a CDS encoding bifunctional nuclease family protein, with translation MIEMKVAGIAIDAVSRNPIVLLRDTLERRALPIWIGEAEAKAIIGALDGRPLERPMTHDLMLNFLDAWGITVERVVVHALKNSTFYAVITVSQGDIKKEIDARPSDAIAIAVRAKCPIWVMEEVILEASIPVDQDADEAERKAFREFLSKLTPEELVKKSGLESN, from the coding sequence ATGATCGAAATGAAGGTGGCTGGGATCGCTATTGATGCGGTCAGCCGTAATCCTATCGTTCTACTGCGAGATACTTTAGAACGGAGAGCATTGCCAATTTGGATCGGTGAAGCCGAAGCCAAGGCAATTATTGGCGCTTTAGATGGCAGACCGTTAGAGCGCCCTATGACCCATGATTTAATGCTGAATTTCTTAGACGCATGGGGGATCACCGTTGAGCGTGTCGTTGTCCATGCTCTTAAAAACAGCACTTTCTACGCAGTAATTACGGTTTCACAAGGAGATATAAAAAAAGAAATTGATGCCCGCCCTAGTGATGCAATCGCGATCGCAGTGCGTGCTAAATGTCCCATTTGGGTTATGGAGGAGGTAATTCTTGAAGCTTCAATCCCTGTGGATCAAGATGCCGACGAAGCAGAAAGAAAAGCATTCCGTGAGTTTTTATCCAAACTCACACCAGAGGAATTAGTCAAAAAAAGTGGGCTAGAAAGTAATTAA
- a CDS encoding helix-turn-helix domain-containing protein produces the protein MTQRQILQASQSNLFIYVVSIVNITTSKQAEKLAEIGAQFKRIRQDKDLSIPHLTATTLISERYLRAIEDGEIESLPEPVYVRGFIRKYGNALGVGDLSEDFPLNSVLPEQKWAGSAAAELRPLHLYALYVGVIAGAVSLLATFLNAPEANKINDSQTILSSAAQIVSPKANKPTEQDNLLPKIGGLEVLRQSVTDSSAMATTVNMSKAVVPTPNVLPAATTTDNSLSNNSLNSVKKSPSEATFGEVSSSLNNAAKSWTNNFAFQNSANQNSSENAANSKFEFVGNKPVNIGLLMKGQSWLRITVDGKTEFEGVLDEGKKLTWSGDRQISIRAGNASAVGLSYNNQQIKVLGKEGEVAERLFGINQPNNVEANETELRGFLESMSNNEIP, from the coding sequence GTGACTCAGCGTCAGATTTTACAAGCCAGTCAGTCCAATCTCTTCATATATGTCGTGAGTATTGTGAACATTACAACCTCCAAGCAAGCAGAGAAATTAGCAGAAATCGGAGCGCAATTCAAGCGTATTCGGCAGGATAAAGACCTATCGATTCCCCATCTAACTGCAACTACCTTAATTTCTGAACGCTACCTGCGAGCGATCGAAGATGGGGAAATAGAGTCCCTCCCTGAGCCTGTTTATGTACGTGGTTTTATCCGTAAATATGGCAATGCCCTAGGGGTTGGCGATCTATCGGAAGATTTTCCTCTCAATTCGGTGCTGCCTGAGCAAAAATGGGCAGGTAGTGCTGCGGCGGAGCTACGTCCCCTACACTTGTATGCGCTATATGTTGGTGTGATTGCTGGCGCAGTGAGCTTGTTAGCAACATTTTTAAATGCGCCAGAGGCTAATAAAATTAACGACAGCCAAACCATTTTAAGTAGTGCTGCCCAGATCGTTTCTCCTAAAGCCAACAAACCAACGGAACAAGATAATCTATTACCTAAAATTGGCGGACTAGAGGTATTAAGGCAGTCGGTTACGGATTCTTCCGCAATGGCAACTACCGTGAATATGTCTAAAGCTGTAGTACCAACGCCAAATGTCTTGCCAGCCGCAACGACTACTGATAATTCACTCTCCAATAATTCGCTTAATTCGGTCAAGAAATCACCATCTGAAGCTACTTTTGGGGAAGTTAGTTCTAGTCTCAATAATGCCGCTAAATCTTGGACAAATAATTTTGCCTTTCAAAATAGTGCAAACCAAAATAGTTCAGAAAATGCTGCTAATAGTAAGTTTGAGTTTGTCGGTAATAAGCCCGTTAATATTGGGCTGTTGATGAAGGGGCAGTCTTGGCTACGCATCACTGTGGATGGTAAGACTGAGTTTGAAGGTGTTCTTGATGAAGGCAAAAAGTTGACTTGGTCAGGCGATCGCCAAATCTCGATTCGTGCTGGTAATGCTTCGGCTGTTGGTCTGAGCTATAACAATCAGCAAATCAAGGTATTAGGTAAGGAAGGGGAAGTTGCGGAAAGGCTCTTTGGAATCAACCAACCAAACAATGTTGAAGCTAATGAAACAGAGCTGCGTGGATTTTTAGAATCGATGTCTAACAACGAAATCCCCTAA
- a CDS encoding pseudouridine synthase, translating to MLDRLQKILSRHGIASRRDAEQIILSGRVWVNGRQVKELGTKADPDRDRIEVDGKLLQTNAPEFVYLLLNKPTGVVCTCDDPQGRRTVLDLLPAQYRHVYPVGRLDYNSSGALILTNDGEFANYLMHPRHHVAKTYEVWVKDIPSQQTLKQWQEGIILEGKRTLPAIVSIQQVEENKAQKSRQNPRTKLQIVLSEGRNRQIRKVAELLGHPVLALHRVAIATISVASLKIGNYRLLNEQEIKNL from the coding sequence ATGCTCGATCGCCTCCAAAAAATCCTCTCTCGACATGGAATTGCCTCCCGTCGTGACGCAGAACAGATCATTCTGTCAGGTCGAGTTTGGGTAAATGGGAGACAAGTTAAGGAATTAGGGACTAAAGCTGATCCCGATCGCGATCGCATTGAAGTAGATGGGAAGTTATTGCAAACTAATGCCCCAGAATTTGTATATCTATTACTTAACAAACCAACGGGCGTAGTCTGTACCTGTGATGATCCCCAAGGTCGCAGGACAGTTCTCGATCTATTGCCAGCTCAATATCGCCATGTTTATCCCGTAGGACGATTGGACTACAACAGCAGTGGCGCATTAATTTTGACCAATGATGGTGAATTTGCCAACTATCTGATGCATCCTCGTCACCATGTCGCCAAAACCTATGAAGTATGGGTTAAAGATATTCCTAGTCAACAAACTCTTAAGCAATGGCAAGAGGGGATCATCCTTGAAGGTAAACGCACCTTACCTGCGATTGTCAGCATTCAACAGGTTGAAGAGAATAAAGCTCAAAAATCACGTCAAAACCCGCGCACAAAATTACAGATAGTTTTGTCAGAAGGGCGTAACCGTCAGATTAGAAAAGTTGCTGAACTATTAGGGCATCCTGTTTTGGCATTACATCGAGTCGCGATCGCCACAATTTCGGTTGCTTCATTAAAAATTGGTAACTATCGGTTATTGAACGAACAAGAAATTAAAAATTTGTAG